One window from the genome of Lentibacillus daqui encodes:
- the trhO gene encoding oxygen-dependent tRNA uridine(34) hydroxylase TrhO has product MEDNQDYQVLLYYKFVPMEDPETFAAEHLQFCKDLGLKGRILVAKEGINGTVSGPVEQTEKYMDFMHRDPRFRDMTFKIDKHDGHAFKKMHVRHRAELVTLRQDDAVSPLEKTGKFLSPKEFYDAMQSEDTVILDTRNDYEYDLGHFRGAVNPDIENFRDFPEWVQNHKEQLKGKKVLTYCTGGIRCEKVTGWLMDEGIEDVNQLHGGIVTYGKDPEVQGELWDGQCYVFDERISVPINHKEHVVVGTDYFDGTPCERYVNCANPDCNKQILCSEENEHKYMRGCTHECRVTPNNLYVKEHNLSQEEIQRRLDIIERENMKQEA; this is encoded by the coding sequence ATGGAAGACAATCAAGATTATCAGGTTTTATTGTATTACAAATTTGTTCCAATGGAGGATCCCGAAACGTTTGCAGCCGAACATCTGCAGTTTTGTAAAGATCTTGGTTTAAAAGGCCGGATTTTAGTAGCAAAAGAAGGAATTAACGGTACTGTATCCGGCCCTGTTGAACAAACGGAAAAATACATGGACTTCATGCACCGTGATCCACGTTTTCGTGACATGACGTTCAAAATCGATAAACATGACGGACATGCATTCAAGAAAATGCACGTCAGACACCGGGCGGAACTTGTAACACTACGTCAGGATGATGCCGTTAGCCCGTTAGAAAAAACAGGTAAATTTCTTTCGCCAAAAGAATTCTACGACGCCATGCAATCTGAAGATACCGTGATATTAGATACGCGAAACGATTACGAATATGATTTAGGACATTTTCGCGGAGCTGTTAATCCCGATATCGAGAATTTCCGAGATTTCCCTGAATGGGTTCAAAACCATAAAGAGCAGTTAAAAGGAAAAAAAGTTTTAACCTATTGTACTGGCGGTATTCGCTGTGAAAAGGTTACCGGGTGGCTTATGGATGAAGGGATTGAAGATGTGAATCAACTGCATGGCGGCATCGTAACCTATGGCAAAGACCCCGAAGTCCAAGGAGAACTTTGGGACGGACAATGCTATGTGTTTGATGAGCGAATTTCCGTTCCGATCAATCATAAAGAACATGTTGTTGTCGGTACAGATTACTTCGATGGCACACCATGTGAACGCTATGTCAACTGTGCCAACCCGGATTGCAATAAACAAATCCTTTGCTCCGAGGAAAACGAGCACAAATATATGCGCGGATGCACCCATGAATGCCGGGTAACGCCAAATAATCTATATGTGAAAGAACACAATTTATCGCAGGAAGAAATTCAGCGGAGATTGGATATCATTGAGCGCGAAAATATGAAACAAGAAGCATAA
- a CDS encoding CsbD family protein: MSKDKAKGKGKQVKGDLKQEWAELTGDEETKTSGKKDKAAGKVQEAYSKAKDKVREKVDKLSR; the protein is encoded by the coding sequence ATGTCTAAGGACAAAGCAAAAGGAAAGGGTAAACAGGTAAAAGGTGATTTGAAGCAAGAATGGGCTGAATTAACCGGAGATGAAGAAACAAAGACATCCGGGAAAAAAGATAAAGCGGCCGGGAAAGTACAAGAAGCCTATAGCAAAGCAAAAGATAAAGTACGGGAAAAGGTTGATAAGCTTTCTCGGTAG
- a CDS encoding DUF2188 domain-containing protein, producing the protein MPWDMDDYPSSMKNLDEVVRKKAIDIANAMVDEGYKASRAIPIATKQAKTWYEDASQDEIQAFKNQADPTARGNRDDRYASRPEMLEKNERIIPHEKGWAVQANGAKQPSDVFDTKAGAIDRGKEIAKNKGTGLTIHRKDGTIEDHISYNKS; encoded by the coding sequence ATGCCTTGGGATATGGATGATTATCCTAGTTCTATGAAAAACTTAGATGAGGTTGTTCGTAAAAAAGCAATTGATATCGCCAATGCTATGGTGGATGAAGGATATAAAGCGTCTCGCGCCATTCCCATTGCCACCAAGCAAGCCAAAACGTGGTATGAGGATGCCAGCCAAGATGAAATTCAAGCATTCAAAAACCAGGCAGATCCGACAGCGAGAGGCAACAGGGATGATCGGTATGCAAGCCGTCCGGAAATGTTGGAGAAAAATGAACGGATTATCCCCCATGAAAAAGGATGGGCTGTCCAGGCTAACGGCGCCAAGCAGCCAAGCGATGTATTCGATACGAAAGCCGGTGCCATTGACCGTGGTAAAGAGATTGCCAAAAACAAAGGGACAGGTCTTACCATTCACCGAAAAGACGGAACCATTGAGGATCATATATCTTATAACAAATCATAA
- a CDS encoding BCCT family transporter — MEKRNQSKTKKKIIDQRIFAPSLIIMIAICIPFAMYSKESLELLNNIFNQVIATFNWGYLWYAILMVGVGLYLSFSKYGNVVLGDPMEKPRFTLFEYSSILVAMGLGSTIMRTGMTEWANVAIDPPFGVEAKSAEALMWGNSYSMFLWSFQTFAIFVMAAPAMGYLVHVRKKPMMRISEACRSIFGDKFTDGIGGKVLDIIFLVSILSGAAVTLGLGTPIVTYSLAEIFNIKITFGLTLIITIVWVLFFSISAYLGIDRGIKKLSTLNMYLAGAFAVFIMIAGPGAFILNYFTDSIGFLFTHYIDFSLNTNAVHMGESTHIQSNTVFYFAYNATWAMLHSVFAATVSRGRTIREMILTYLLAPMLISWGTTAVLGGLGVHSYLTGDVPVPDIVQNNEVEAAIPLILNSLPLPTVAVVAFIIIAMIFMITTLDSTTYTIATYAGMRNSSRSEPSKNLRLIVAAIITVFALLLLRIGGLEPLEVVSGLMGIPIIFVQCLTIYAGKKMMDEDQAWINNVRDTGHKSSTSKTRQRKNV, encoded by the coding sequence ATGGAAAAGAGAAATCAATCCAAAACAAAGAAAAAAATAATTGATCAACGCATTTTTGCACCATCATTAATTATTATGATTGCTATCTGTATCCCTTTTGCGATGTATTCAAAAGAATCTCTAGAACTTTTAAACAACATTTTCAACCAGGTTATTGCAACGTTCAACTGGGGATATTTATGGTATGCCATTCTCATGGTTGGAGTAGGTCTCTATCTATCTTTTTCTAAGTATGGGAATGTCGTCTTAGGTGATCCGATGGAAAAACCCAGGTTCACCCTATTTGAATATTCTTCGATTCTAGTTGCCATGGGCCTCGGATCTACCATCATGCGTACGGGAATGACGGAATGGGCCAATGTTGCAATCGACCCGCCTTTTGGTGTAGAGGCAAAATCTGCGGAAGCGTTAATGTGGGGGAATTCCTATAGTATGTTCCTCTGGAGTTTCCAGACGTTTGCTATTTTCGTTATGGCAGCCCCTGCAATGGGTTACCTGGTGCATGTCCGGAAGAAACCGATGATGCGGATTTCCGAAGCATGCCGCAGTATTTTTGGCGATAAATTCACTGACGGAATTGGTGGTAAGGTACTGGATATAATCTTTCTGGTTAGTATACTATCAGGTGCCGCTGTTACATTAGGTCTTGGTACTCCGATTGTCACCTATAGTCTTGCCGAAATATTTAATATCAAAATCACATTTGGTTTAACCTTGATTATAACCATTGTGTGGGTACTCTTTTTCTCTATTAGTGCATACTTGGGGATAGATAGGGGTATTAAAAAGTTAAGCACATTAAACATGTATCTCGCCGGTGCATTTGCTGTATTCATTATGATAGCAGGACCGGGCGCATTTATTCTTAATTATTTCACGGACTCTATCGGGTTTCTGTTCACACATTATATTGACTTCTCCCTTAATACAAATGCCGTTCATATGGGAGAAAGCACACATATCCAAAGCAATACCGTATTTTATTTCGCCTATAATGCAACATGGGCAATGCTGCACAGTGTTTTCGCTGCAACAGTATCTCGAGGCAGAACAATAAGAGAAATGATCTTGACCTATTTATTAGCGCCAATGCTTATATCCTGGGGGACAACCGCCGTACTTGGAGGTCTTGGTGTTCACAGTTATCTTACCGGGGATGTTCCTGTGCCGGACATTGTGCAAAACAACGAGGTAGAGGCAGCCATTCCGTTAATATTGAATTCCCTGCCTTTACCTACTGTAGCAGTTGTTGCGTTTATCATCATCGCAATGATTTTTATGATTACAACATTGGATTCAACCACCTATACCATCGCCACTTATGCTGGAATGAGAAACAGTAGCAGATCAGAACCATCGAAAAATTTGCGTCTGATTGTTGCCGCCATTATCACTGTGTTTGCCCTATTATTATTGAGGATCGGCGGACTGGAACCATTGGAAGTAGTTTCAGGGCTAATGGGAATACCAATTATTTTCGTACAATGCCTGACTATATACGCTGGTAAGAAGATGATGGATGAAGATCAAGCGTGGATCAATAATGTAAGGGATACAGGACACAAAAGCAGCACTAGCAAGACGAGACAGAGAAAAAATGTTTAA
- a CDS encoding DUF3231 family protein: MEQEKQIRLTSGEITQLVSQYMEDSASECTLSYLLEKAEDTEIKPVIAHALKLSQAHLQKINTILTEEKHQVPHGFKVEEDVDVTAPRLYADSFALTFLHQMAAIGLTRYAASLSFAVRSDITAYYKECLSETMELYEMSKDLLLSKGLYVRAPYLPNLDEVNFVQKQGFLWDIFGEKRPLTGSEVTNLYANIQRNAFGAAVLTGFSQVAQSKDATAFMLRCIEVAKKHINLFSEKLKESNLPVPMTWDTDVTTSTTSTFSDKLMMYYTTALIALSTGFYGTSVAQSPRTDLGAMYNRLFTEIQKLSEDGANIMIKNKWLEQPPMAANRKKLAKGDGG; encoded by the coding sequence GTGGAACAGGAAAAACAAATAAGACTGACCTCAGGAGAAATTACACAGCTTGTTTCCCAATACATGGAAGATAGTGCAAGTGAATGTACGTTAAGCTATTTACTGGAAAAAGCCGAGGATACAGAAATAAAGCCTGTAATTGCGCATGCTTTGAAATTGTCTCAGGCACATTTGCAAAAAATCAATACGATACTCACTGAGGAAAAGCATCAAGTCCCGCATGGTTTTAAAGTGGAGGAAGATGTTGATGTAACCGCTCCAAGGTTATACGCTGACAGTTTTGCATTAACGTTTTTACATCAGATGGCTGCAATAGGTCTTACAAGATATGCAGCTAGTTTGTCCTTTGCTGTAAGGTCAGATATTACCGCCTACTATAAAGAATGTCTATCAGAGACAATGGAATTATACGAGATGTCAAAAGATTTGTTGTTATCAAAGGGGTTGTATGTCAGAGCACCATACCTGCCCAATCTTGATGAAGTTAACTTTGTACAAAAGCAAGGTTTTTTATGGGACATTTTTGGTGAAAAAAGACCGTTAACAGGATCAGAAGTGACTAACCTTTATGCTAATATCCAAAGAAATGCTTTTGGAGCAGCTGTTTTAACTGGATTTAGCCAAGTTGCCCAATCAAAGGATGCCACTGCATTCATGCTCAGATGTATTGAAGTTGCCAAAAAGCATATTAACTTATTTAGCGAAAAATTAAAAGAAAGTAATTTACCTGTCCCTATGACATGGGATACAGATGTAACAACAAGTACAACATCTACATTTTCTGACAAATTAATGATGTATTATACAACTGCTTTGATTGCTTTGAGTACCGGTTTTTATGGTACAAGTGTTGCGCAAAGCCCTAGAACGGATTTGGGCGCAATGTATAACCGATTATTCACTGAAATACAGAAACTTTCCGAGGATGGGGCTAATATCATGATTAAAAATAAATGGTTAGAACAGCCTCCCATGGCTGCAAATCGGAAAAAATTAGCAAAAGGGGATGGCGGTTAA
- a CDS encoding MarR family winged helix-turn-helix transcriptional regulator produces the protein MKDILRDIGIIARALDSISNIEFKELDLTKGQFLYLVRICENPGIIQEKLAEMIKVDRTTAARAIKKLEMQGFIEKRNDETNKKIKRLFPKEKGENIYPFLKREEEHSNSVALAGFTSDEMNTFYVLLQRVRKNVEADWEFVKKGNKRDY, from the coding sequence ATGAAGGATATACTTCGTGATATTGGAATCATAGCAAGAGCGCTAGATTCAATAAGCAACATTGAGTTTAAAGAACTTGATCTTACCAAAGGGCAATTTTTATATCTTGTGAGAATATGTGAAAACCCTGGAATTATTCAAGAAAAATTGGCAGAGATGATAAAAGTTGATCGCACAACTGCTGCCCGTGCAATTAAAAAACTCGAAATGCAAGGTTTTATTGAAAAGAGAAATGACGAAACAAATAAAAAAATTAAAAGGCTGTTTCCCAAAGAAAAAGGGGAAAACATTTATCCATTTTTAAAAAGAGAAGAAGAACACTCGAATAGCGTTGCTCTGGCTGGATTTACTTCGGATGAGATGAATACGTTTTATGTGCTGCTGCAAAGGGTCAGAAAGAATGTGGAAGCTGATTGGGAATTCGTGAAAAAGGGAAATAAACGCGACTATTGA
- a CDS encoding GNAT family N-acetyltransferase yields MSVVINECTVEDVKTLQEISYNTFHETFSNMNSEKNMKAYLENAFNTKKLEEEISNPASTFYFLYCNGELAGYLKINVDEAQTEDMGEEALEIERIYISEEFQKNGLGKCLLKKGLEVAKDQNKRKIWLGVWEYNTGAIRFYQRMGFVKTGSHSFYMGDEQQTDFIMVKTMA; encoded by the coding sequence ATGTCTGTGGTTATCAATGAATGTACAGTTGAGGATGTAAAAACACTTCAAGAAATCAGTTATAACACGTTTCATGAGACTTTTTCCAATATGAATTCAGAGAAGAACATGAAAGCTTATTTGGAAAATGCTTTTAACACAAAGAAGTTGGAAGAAGAAATATCAAACCCCGCTTCAACATTTTATTTTCTATATTGTAATGGGGAACTTGCAGGTTATTTAAAAATAAATGTTGATGAGGCCCAAACAGAAGATATGGGGGAGGAAGCACTGGAAATTGAAAGGATTTATATTAGTGAGGAGTTTCAAAAAAACGGGCTTGGAAAGTGCCTGTTAAAGAAGGGGCTGGAAGTTGCAAAGGACCAAAACAAAAGGAAAATTTGGTTAGGTGTTTGGGAATATAATACAGGTGCGATCCGTTTTTATCAAAGGATGGGGTTTGTTAAAACGGGCTCACATTCTTTCTACATGGGAGACGAACAACAAACGGATTTTATTATGGTCAAAACAATGGCATGA
- a CDS encoding FMN-binding negative transcriptional regulator yields MFIPRHFSIKDDEKLYEIIDEYGFATLFSQHEGEPAATQIPLMMDKDRKHLYGHFARSNPQWKDIDKQRVLAAFHGPHCYISSSWYETNRAVPTWNYITVHVYGHVELIDGKELKESLSGLVLKYEGPDSSYKLDEVDPKYMEAQTKGIVGFKIKVDKMEGKAKLSQNHPRERQKMVIHELEKSEHEDEQRIASYMKKNLRADN; encoded by the coding sequence ATGTTTATTCCGCGGCATTTTTCAATCAAGGATGATGAAAAACTTTATGAAATCATAGATGAATATGGGTTTGCTACTTTGTTTTCGCAGCATGAGGGAGAACCTGCAGCCACACAAATACCTTTAATGATGGATAAAGACCGGAAACATCTTTATGGCCATTTTGCACGATCGAATCCGCAATGGAAGGATATTGACAAACAGCGGGTTCTGGCTGCTTTTCATGGTCCGCACTGTTATATTTCATCGTCTTGGTATGAGACAAATAGAGCAGTCCCTACATGGAATTATATTACTGTACATGTTTACGGGCATGTTGAACTTATCGATGGCAAAGAATTAAAGGAATCATTGAGTGGACTTGTACTAAAATATGAAGGCCCCGACAGCTCATACAAATTAGATGAGGTCGATCCCAAATATATGGAAGCCCAGACGAAAGGAATTGTGGGTTTTAAGATAAAGGTCGATAAAATGGAAGGTAAAGCGAAATTAAGTCAAAACCATCCAAGGGAACGGCAAAAGATGGTGATTCATGAACTTGAAAAATCTGAACATGAAGACGAACAAAGGATTGCTTCATACATGAAAAAGAACCTGAGGGCCGATAATTAG
- the cspD gene encoding cold-shock protein CspD has protein sequence MTGKVKWFNAEKGFGFIEREDGDDVFVHFSAIQAEGFKTLEEGQDVEFEIVEGNRGPQAANVVVQ, from the coding sequence ATGACTGGTAAAGTAAAATGGTTTAATGCAGAAAAAGGCTTCGGTTTCATCGAGCGTGAAGACGGGGACGATGTATTCGTACATTTCTCAGCAATCCAGGCTGAAGGCTTCAAAACACTTGAAGAAGGCCAAGATGTTGAATTTGAAATTGTCGAAGGTAACCGCGGACCACAAGCGGCTAACGTCGTTGTTCAATAA
- a CDS encoding NAD(P)-dependent oxidoreductase has protein sequence MTTIGFIGTGVMGRSMAENLLNAGYELTLYTRTKEKAQDLLDKGAAWKDTVADVAASADVIITMVGYPQDVEEIYFGDDGILANAKQGTVVIDMTTSKPALAVDIYQKAAERGIKALDAPVSGGDIGARNGTLAIMVGGDPNVFDEISPILDVIGSEIILQGEAGAGQHTKMCNQITIASNMIGVCEAIVYAQKAGLDPSRVLDSITTGAAGSWSLSNLAPRMIKRDFAPGFYVKHIIKDMTIALETAKEMGIETPGLALSLKLYKQLAENGDADSGTQALIKLLEK, from the coding sequence ATGACAACGATTGGATTTATTGGAACAGGTGTCATGGGTAGAAGTATGGCGGAAAATTTACTGAATGCTGGATATGAATTGACCCTCTATACGCGTACGAAAGAAAAGGCTCAGGATCTGCTTGATAAAGGTGCTGCCTGGAAAGATACGGTTGCAGATGTAGCAGCTTCAGCCGATGTAATTATTACTATGGTAGGATACCCGCAAGATGTTGAGGAGATTTACTTTGGTGATGACGGTATTTTGGCCAATGCCAAGCAAGGTACCGTTGTGATCGATATGACGACATCAAAACCGGCACTTGCTGTTGATATTTATCAGAAAGCTGCGGAAAGAGGAATCAAAGCACTGGATGCCCCTGTATCTGGTGGAGATATCGGAGCAAGGAATGGAACGCTTGCCATTATGGTTGGCGGCGACCCGAATGTTTTTGATGAAATAAGTCCCATTTTGGATGTGATAGGCAGTGAAATCATTTTACAAGGAGAGGCAGGTGCCGGGCAGCATACGAAAATGTGTAACCAAATCACAATTGCTTCTAATATGATTGGTGTATGTGAAGCGATTGTTTATGCACAAAAAGCCGGACTTGATCCCAGCAGAGTCCTGGACAGCATTACAACAGGGGCTGCTGGCAGCTGGTCATTGTCCAACCTGGCACCCCGTATGATTAAAAGAGACTTTGCCCCAGGCTTTTATGTCAAACATATTATCAAGGACATGACAATCGCCTTGGAAACTGCCAAAGAAATGGGTATAGAAACCCCGGGATTAGCCCTGTCACTAAAACTGTACAAACAACTGGCAGAAAACGGAGATGCAGACAGCGGGACACAAGCCCTTATCAAGTTACTGGAAAAATAA
- a CDS encoding GNAT family N-acetyltransferase, with protein sequence MQWFKKSFHEIPVDELYQIIKARVDVFIVEQSCPYEELDNCDQEAIHLFLKVNNEIAAYVRILPKGRTFPEVSIGRVLVVEKYRGHGYAKMIMQRAINFIVEEWQETTIKIQAQTYLQSFYESFGFQQISPAYLEDGIPHIDMIYCSN encoded by the coding sequence GTGCAATGGTTTAAAAAATCATTTCATGAAATACCGGTAGATGAATTATATCAGATTATCAAAGCGCGAGTTGATGTATTCATTGTTGAACAATCCTGTCCATATGAGGAGTTGGATAATTGTGATCAGGAAGCGATTCATTTATTCTTGAAAGTAAATAATGAAATTGCAGCTTATGTTCGTATCTTACCAAAAGGTAGGACATTTCCGGAAGTATCCATTGGCAGGGTGCTGGTGGTGGAAAAATATCGTGGCCATGGTTATGCCAAAATGATCATGCAACGGGCGATTAACTTTATTGTTGAAGAATGGCAGGAAACTACCATCAAAATTCAAGCTCAAACCTATTTGCAATCCTTTTACGAATCGTTTGGGTTTCAGCAGATTTCACCGGCTTATTTGGAAGATGGCATTCCCCATATTGATATGATCTACTGTAGTAATTAA
- a CDS encoding DUF3231 family protein, with amino-acid sequence MNTQPNPDLTSSEIASLWSGYLSDSMAIQTISYALTHIQDQDIRAVFEFALSLSQQHVQFVENMFTTEEIAIPFGFSEQDVDLSAPRLFTDDFYLVYIQNLGKMGVTVYTMALANAARSDVVQFYKQCLHTSADLLDQAIKVKLERGVFTRAPYIPKPKIAEYVNDQNYTSGGWFNEKRPLNGIEITNLYYNSERNTVGAALITGFSQVAQSSEVRKYMARGRDISEKHVNTFNKIMRNDHLPTAQTWNALPTDSTQPPFSDKLMMFHIAAMNEAGIGQYGAAIGASQRSDLITTYTALTAQIAKYAADGADIMIKNGWMEKPPQAPNRESIAKGKH; translated from the coding sequence ATGAATACACAGCCTAATCCAGATTTGACCTCTTCAGAAATCGCAAGTCTTTGGAGTGGCTATCTGAGTGATTCGATGGCAATACAAACCATTAGCTATGCATTAACTCATATTCAAGATCAAGATATACGTGCTGTATTTGAATTTGCTTTGAGCTTATCGCAACAACACGTGCAATTTGTGGAAAACATGTTTACGACAGAAGAAATCGCTATTCCTTTTGGGTTTTCCGAACAAGATGTAGATCTAAGTGCACCACGCTTGTTTACGGACGACTTTTATCTCGTCTACATACAAAACCTTGGGAAAATGGGGGTGACAGTCTATACAATGGCTTTGGCTAATGCGGCACGTTCGGATGTTGTTCAGTTTTATAAGCAATGTCTTCATACATCAGCGGATTTATTGGACCAAGCCATAAAAGTGAAATTGGAAAGAGGAGTTTTTACAAGAGCCCCCTATATTCCTAAACCGAAAATTGCAGAATATGTCAATGACCAGAATTATACGAGCGGAGGATGGTTTAATGAAAAACGTCCGTTAAATGGAATTGAAATTACGAACCTATACTACAACAGTGAAAGGAATACGGTGGGAGCCGCTCTGATTACCGGGTTCAGCCAGGTGGCTCAATCAAGTGAGGTTAGGAAGTACATGGCCAGGGGACGGGATATCTCAGAAAAACACGTCAACACATTCAATAAAATTATGAGAAATGACCATTTGCCTACTGCTCAAACGTGGAACGCATTACCCACGGATTCTACACAACCTCCATTTTCAGACAAACTGATGATGTTCCATATTGCAGCGATGAATGAAGCCGGGATTGGTCAATACGGCGCAGCAATTGGCGCTAGTCAAAGATCGGATTTAATCACAACGTATACGGCGCTTACAGCTCAAATTGCAAAATATGCCGCAGATGGTGCAGATATCATGATTAAAAATGGGTGGATGGAAAAGCCCCCGCAAGCTCCAAATCGGGAATCAATTGCAAAAGGGAAACATTAG
- a CDS encoding Hsp20/alpha crystallin family protein, with protein sequence MALVPFNNRKNRSVVNASPWNPINMIDDFFNDSWFQNRNLVTDPFKVDVKETDNEYLVEAEVPGVKKEDIDLRLNDGRLSIVVNRKENVEEKGKDDSYIHRERRYDTMQRSLYLGNVKPDEVSAKLEDGLLQITVPKDEQQSDNARKIDIT encoded by the coding sequence ATGGCATTAGTTCCTTTTAACAACAGGAAAAATCGGAGTGTAGTCAATGCGAGTCCTTGGAATCCGATCAACATGATTGATGACTTCTTTAACGATTCATGGTTTCAGAACAGAAATCTCGTAACGGATCCGTTTAAAGTGGATGTAAAAGAAACGGATAACGAGTATTTGGTTGAAGCAGAAGTTCCGGGAGTGAAAAAAGAGGATATTGATCTTCGTTTAAACGACGGCAGGCTTTCGATTGTTGTCAACAGAAAAGAAAACGTCGAAGAAAAAGGCAAAGATGACTCGTATATTCACAGAGAGAGACGGTATGACACAATGCAGCGTTCCTTATATCTGGGCAATGTTAAACCCGATGAGGTAAGTGCAAAACTGGAGGATGGATTGCTGCAAATTACAGTGCCTAAAGACGAACAACAATCCGATAATGCCCGTAAAATTGACATTACGTGA
- a CDS encoding TraR/DksA C4-type zinc finger protein, which produces MLTKKQLNTCKNALTERQNELIKQVQDHFGLQFEFAQESIGELSNYDNHPADHGTGLFERGKDLALNEHAERELEEINEALHAIEQGTYGICSKCGRDIPFERLEAVPTTDVCMKHASDHTFNRERPIEEEVYSSHINPNKRGDEVETEYDAEDAWQDVNRYGTSDTPSDIYDDQENYDQVYPNSDENRGSAEDIESFLSADIYGKYDGVTPNHNRYEKRYNEAENDYQDDGYNENE; this is translated from the coding sequence ATGCTAACTAAAAAGCAATTAAATACATGTAAAAACGCCCTTACCGAACGGCAAAATGAACTGATTAAGCAGGTGCAGGATCATTTCGGTCTGCAGTTTGAGTTTGCCCAGGAATCGATTGGGGAACTATCCAATTATGATAATCACCCGGCAGATCATGGGACCGGTTTGTTTGAACGCGGAAAAGACCTCGCATTAAATGAGCATGCGGAAAGGGAATTGGAAGAGATTAATGAAGCATTACATGCAATTGAACAGGGAACCTATGGCATTTGTAGTAAATGTGGCAGGGACATCCCTTTTGAACGGTTGGAGGCGGTTCCAACGACTGATGTTTGTATGAAGCATGCGTCGGACCATACATTTAACCGTGAACGGCCAATTGAAGAAGAAGTATACAGTTCGCATATCAACCCGAACAAACGTGGGGATGAAGTGGAAACAGAATATGACGCGGAAGACGCCTGGCAAGATGTGAACCGCTATGGAACATCTGATACTCCTTCTGACATTTATGACGATCAGGAGAATTACGATCAGGTTTATCCAAATAGTGACGAAAACCGGGGAAGTGCAGAGGACATTGAAAGCTTCCTATCCGCCGATATTTATGGTAAATACGATGGCGTTACTCCAAACCATAACCGGTATGAAAAGCGCTATAATGAAGCGGAAAACGATTACCAGGACGATGGTTACAACGAGAATGAATAA